One region of Streptomyces davaonensis JCM 4913 genomic DNA includes:
- a CDS encoding PASTA domain-containing protein: protein MRVPRLVGLMAVDARVSAEARGVLLASPDRPDLQLAVVDYVVRQYPAPGVEVPRGAVVTVWFDFGEGEGGGGVREPRPSRPPHGGLRRELDEPGGHSYAACVGFSPP, encoded by the coding sequence GTGCGCGTGCCACGCCTCGTCGGCCTGATGGCCGTGGACGCGCGCGTGTCGGCCGAGGCGCGCGGCGTGCTGCTCGCCTCGCCCGACCGCCCCGACCTTCAACTCGCCGTCGTGGACTACGTCGTACGGCAGTACCCCGCGCCCGGCGTCGAGGTACCGCGCGGGGCCGTGGTCACCGTGTGGTTCGACTTCGGGGAGGGAGAGGGCGGCGGGGGCGTACGGGAACCGCGGCCGTCGCGCCCCCCACACGGTGGGCTGCGCCGAGAACTCGACGAGCCTGGGGGCCACTCCTACGCCGCCTGCGTCGGCTTCAGCCCTCCCTGA
- a CDS encoding demethylmenaquinone methyltransferase codes for MTRASLNKQPHEVASMFDDVAERYDLTNDVLSLGQDRVWRKAVAKAVDARPAQKILDLAAGTATSSLPFSRTGAYVVPCDFSLGMLQVGKRKHPWLPLTAGDATRLPFKDDTFDAVTISFGLRNVQDFDAGLREMYRVTKPGGRVVICEFSHPTWAPFRTVYTEYLMRALPPVARAVSSNPEAYVYLAESIRAWPDQPALAERLQKAGWSKVAWRNLTGGVVALHRGFKES; via the coding sequence GTGACCCGCGCTTCCCTGAACAAGCAGCCGCACGAAGTCGCCTCGATGTTCGACGACGTCGCGGAACGGTACGACCTGACGAACGACGTGCTCTCGCTCGGCCAGGACCGGGTGTGGCGCAAGGCGGTCGCCAAGGCGGTCGACGCCCGGCCCGCGCAGAAGATCCTGGACCTGGCCGCCGGTACGGCGACCTCCTCCCTGCCCTTCTCCCGCACCGGCGCCTATGTCGTCCCCTGCGACTTCTCGCTCGGCATGCTCCAGGTCGGCAAGCGCAAGCACCCGTGGCTGCCGCTGACGGCGGGCGACGCGACGAGGCTGCCGTTCAAGGACGACACCTTCGACGCCGTCACGATCTCCTTCGGGCTGCGCAACGTCCAGGACTTCGACGCCGGCCTGCGCGAGATGTACCGGGTGACCAAGCCCGGCGGCCGCGTGGTGATATGCGAGTTCTCCCACCCCACCTGGGCGCCGTTCCGGACCGTCTACACCGAGTACCTGATGCGCGCCCTGCCGCCGGTCGCCCGCGCGGTGTCCTCCAACCCCGAGGCGTACGTCTATCTCGCCGAGTCCATCCGCGCCTGGCCCGACCAGCCCGCGCTGGCCGAGCGTCTCCAGAAGGCCGGCTGGTCGAAGGTGGCCTGGCGGAACCTGACGGGCGGGGTCGTCGCCCTGCACCGGGGGTTCAAGGAGAGCTGA
- a CDS encoding amidohydrolase family protein has protein sequence MLTIHTAALVLPIGAEPVPDGAVVVDGDRVAAVGPYDDMAASYEGARTRRWPGVLTPGLRQLHGRWLLTRCYHPDPREADELGTEPLTGAAFAELAPDAARMAGSVRRGLQRMLAHGTTHVGGPFPDAVRQSVARSGLREVPDPWRSAPPMWDGPDLNPFVEGHDLPGTVHGPLTVGGAADLAVFDVPDENALTAKGAGTCVATVLGGRLVYRRR, from the coding sequence ATGCTCACCATCCATACGGCGGCCCTGGTGCTGCCGATCGGCGCCGAGCCGGTGCCGGACGGGGCGGTCGTCGTCGACGGCGACCGCGTCGCGGCCGTCGGGCCGTACGACGACATGGCGGCGTCCTACGAGGGTGCGCGCACCCGGCGCTGGCCGGGCGTACTGACCCCGGGGCTGCGGCAGTTGCACGGACGGTGGCTGCTGACCCGGTGCTACCACCCCGACCCGCGCGAGGCGGACGAGCTGGGCACCGAGCCCCTCACCGGCGCAGCCTTCGCCGAACTCGCCCCGGACGCCGCCCGGATGGCGGGCAGCGTCCGCCGCGGCCTTCAGCGGATGCTCGCCCACGGCACGACCCATGTCGGCGGCCCCTTCCCGGACGCCGTACGGCAGTCGGTGGCGCGGTCGGGCCTGCGCGAGGTGCCCGATCCGTGGCGATCGGCTCCGCCGATGTGGGACGGCCCGGACCTGAACCCCTTCGTGGAGGGCCACGACCTCCCCGGCACGGTCCATGGCCCGCTCACTGTCGGGGGTGCGGCAGACCTGGCGGTCTTCGACGTACCGGACGAGAACGCGCTCACGGCGAAGGGCGCGGGGACGTGTGTGGCGACGGTGCTGGGGGGCCGACTGGTGTACCGCCGCCGCTAG